GCCAGCGGCGTCGTAGATCTCGAGGTCGATCAGGATGTTCGAGGCGGCGGAGCCCGCCGTGACGCCCGTGCTCACGGTGAGGGTCTGGCCGCGCCCGACGGGGTTCGGCGTGGCGGACGTCGCGCCGATCGTGAAGTTCGACGCCGGCGGCGCCCCTACCGTGAACGTCGCGGCGGGCCGGCGCCAGGCATAGCGGGTCGACCAGGTGCCGTCGAACACGCCGACGGCGACCTCGTGGGGACCCGTGGCCGCCGTCGCCGGGATCGTCCAGGAGAAGCTGTAGGACCGGGTCTCTCCGCCCGCGAAGCTCTGGTTCGACGCCGACTGCTGGAACACGCGCGTGCCCGCCGCGTCGAAGACCTCGAGGTCGACGACGACGCCGGAGGCCGGCTGAGCGGCCGTGATCGTCGTGGCGAACTGCACCGTCGTTCCGGGCTCCGCGCTGGTCGGCGTCGCCGTCGTGCTCCCCAGGGTGAAGGCGAGCCCGCCGCCTCCGCCGGTCTTGGCGTTGGCCCGGGCGGCCGCCTGGCCGAGGACGTTGGACACGTCGGTGGCGGGCGGATACACGTATCCGCCATAGCTCGCACAGGCCTGGCAGATGAGCTGCCAGACGAGCGATCCGCCGCCGTCGTTTCCGTCCACGGCGCGGAGCCAGGTGTCGTAGACCTGGGCGGAATTCGTGTCGTACTGGAACTCCCCGAAGAAGAGCGGCTTGTTCAAGGTGCGCGCGATGGCGATGTGGTCGGTGATCCAGGCGGTGCCACCCGAATCGGAGAAGCCCCAGTACCCGGGGTACAGGTGAATCGAACCGAAGTCGATGTTGGGATTGGCGGTGTTGGTGGTGAAGGCGGCGCCCTCCGAGCCGGCGAACAGCCACCCCTGGTTATTGTAGGCTGACACGGTGTAGCCGGCGGTGGTGGCGTCGAAACCCTCTTCGCCTGTCCCGACCAGATGGTTGCGGTCGATCGACTTGAGGTAGGCGGCCATCTCGCCGATCCAGTTGCTCACGATGGTCGGATTGCACCCGCGGCACCGGGGCTCGTTGGCGAGCTCCCACGCGAACACGGTCGGGTCGTCCTTGTAGCGGCGGCGGCCCTGCGGGTTGTCCGCGCTCGGCGGCTCCGTCACCGGGCCGTAGGAATTCGGCCGGTTGAGGAAGTACCGAACGTAGTTCCGGTAGATCTGCTTGCACGCGTCGTTCGTGTAGAACGCGTCGATCCCGGCCCCCGAGGCACACCACTTCAGGTACTGCGGCATGCCTCCGTAGTCCCCCCAGTAGTTGACCAGGGCGATGACGAGCCGCACGCCGGCCTGATCGGCC
This genomic interval from Candidatus Methylomirabilota bacterium contains the following:
- a CDS encoding cellulase family glycosylhydrolase, which translates into the protein MLKGHHGSTRDGRGAGPADIRFRTGWTRRLTSFGLAFAVLLSVGLLARPLQAANNGFVTTQGARFSLNGAPFYFAGTNAYFMMSAGTYGSKAHTDDMMALATQLGFTVLRTWGFKDGDFGSEPALQPSPGVYNEVAFQAMDYVLYKADQAGVRLVIALVNYWGDYGGMPQYLKWCASGAGIDAFYTNDACKQIYRNYVRYFLNRPNSYGPVTEPPSADNPQGRRRYKDDPTVFAWELANEPRCRGCNPTIVSNWIGEMAAYLKSIDRNHLVGTGEEGFDATTAGYTVSAYNNQGWLFAGSEGAAFTTNTANPNIDFGSIHLYPGYWGFSDSGGTAWITDHIAIARTLNKPLFFGEFQYDTNSAQVYDTWLRAVDGNDGGGSLVWQLICQACASYGGYVYPPATDVSNVLGQAAARANAKTGGGGGLAFTLGSTTATPTSAEPGTTVQFATTITAAQPASGVVVDLEVFDAAGTRVFQQSASNQSFAGGETRSYSFSWTIPATAATGPHEVAVGVFDGTWSTRYAWRRPAATFTVGAPPASNFTIGATSATPNPVGRGQTLTVSTGVTAGSAASNILIDLEIYDAAGAKIGQQVYGNQSFSAGQSQPYGWAWPVPATLADGTYTVKIGVFSGDWSTLYIWNNQAATFGVGSAPPPPPPPPPPPPPPPPPPGELTFSVGATSATPNPVSRGRQLTVATRVTASGAASGIIVDVEIHNPAGAKVAQQTYGGQSFTAGQIRSYSWKWKVPSTLPPGTYTVKVGVFNADWSILYRWVNAAATFGILGEVEASPSRPAPGPRPRAAAH